The Daucus carota subsp. sativus chromosome 7, DH1 v3.0, whole genome shotgun sequence genome window below encodes:
- the LOC108196481 gene encoding uncharacterized protein At2g39920, translating into MEREISSPSLTSRGGSELGSLYTSETGIYMSSLAAAIFVASLVTAGVLLTTILVALTIMLQDCQSKSAGIVELWKHSDDYIQCQMSALHAELNSLGAESVPHNCKHVAVHYIKTGQYMRDLNFTAALVEDYLNCAKPVISGLDVVLMDADDIIQLYSRQDNLSQPRKSIWSDPIEEAKFLKQVFSRQLYMKLHVGGWPLILFSRKSEKLRKITEERLISAGYVNWSSLIMRLDEEMPMSNSEYISGRRNQLERQCFRIKAVISSRMDALTDPSMRSRAFKIPTPFYFNTLQHIEVL; encoded by the exons ATGGAGCGAGAAATCTCTTCTCCAAGTCTCACGAGTAGAGGAGGCTCAG AACTTGGAAGCCTCTATACTAGTGAGACAGGAATTTATATGTCATCATTGGCTGCTGCAATCTTTGTGGCATCTCTTGTAACGGCTGGGGTTTTACTGACTACCATTTTAGTTGCCTTGACCATAATGTTACAAGACTGTCAAAGTAAGAGTGCTGGCATTGTTGAATTATGGAAACATAGCGATGACTACATTCAGTGTCAGATGTCTGCTCTTCATGCGGAGCTCAACAGCCTTGGGGCAGAATCTGTTCCTCACAATTGTAAACATGTTGCTGTTCATTATATCAAGACGGGCCAATACATGAGAGATTTAAATTTTACGGCAGCTTTGGTTGAGGATTACCTGAACTGTGCAAAACCAGTTATTAGTGGTCTTGATGTGGTATTGATGGATGCAGATGATATCATTCAATTATATTCTCGCCAAGACAATTTGTCACAGCCCCG GAAATCTATATGGAGTGATCCGATTGAAGAGGCAAAATTTCTTAAACAAGTGTTTTCTCGACAACTGTACATGAAACTGCATGTGGGTGGCTGGCCTTTAATTTTGTTCTCAAGGAAGTCCGAAAAGCTAAGGAAGATCACCGAGGAGCGCCTCATTTCAGCTGGATATGTTAATTGGTCTTCATTAATTATGAG ACTAGATGAGGAAATGCCAATGAGTAATAGCGAATATATCTCCGGACGAAGGAATCAATTGGAAAGACAGTGCTTTCGAATCAAGGCTGTGATTAGCAGCCGGATGGATGCTTTAACGGACCCTTCTATGAGATCCCGTGCTTTCAAGATCCCGACACCATTCTATTTTAACACACTGCAGCATATCGAAGTCTTATAA
- the LOC108196482 gene encoding LIM domain-containing protein WLIM2b-like: protein MSFMGTQQKCKVCEKTVYPMELLSADGVDFHKACFRCTHCKGTLKLGNFSSMEGVLYCKPHFEQLFKESGNYNKNFQSAAKSADKTTPELTRSPSKAAGMFSGTQEKCATCGKTAYPLEKVTVENQAYHKTCFKCSHGGCHITPSTYAALEGTLYCKHHFSQLFKEKGSYNHVLKSASMRRPAAAVPEA from the exons ATGTCTTTTATGGGTACCCAACAGAAATGCAAGGTCTGTGAGAAGACTGTTTATCCAATGGAGTTATTGTCTGCTGATGGAGTTGATTTTCATAAAGCTTGCTTCAGGTGCACTCATTGCAAAGGCACCCTAAAG CTGGGTAATTTCTCCTCGATGGAAGGTGTTCTGTACTGTAAGCCCCACTTTGAACAACTCTTCAAAGAGTCGGGGAATTACAACAAGAACTTTCAGTCAG CTGCAAAGTCGGCTGATAAGACAACCCCGGAACTG ACAAGGTCACCAAGCAAAGCTGCTGGCATGTTTTCTGGGACACAAGAAAAATGTGCAACTTGTGGCAAAACAGCATATCCACTTGAGAAG GTGACAGTGGAGAACCAAGCATATCACAAAACATGTTTTAAGTGCTCTCATGGTGGATGCCACATAACTCCATCAACTTATGCAGCCCTCGAAGGCACTTTGTACTGTAAACATCATTTTTCTCAGCTTTTCAAGGAGAAGGGCAGCTACAACCATGTGCTTAAGTCTGCATCAATGAGGCGCCCTGCAgctgcagttcctgaagcttgA